CTATTCTCTCTCCAAAGGTGAGCCATGTCCTCCTCAGCCTGCCAGTGGACCTCTCTGCGCCAGTTTGTCTTCAGCAGCCTGTTGGTGTTGGGTTTTGTGGTTCTTTTCTGCACATACTACAACCTTGAAATCAAGTTCCCCACTTTTCATACTTACATGGAGAGAGGCAGTCATTCCTGTTCTACAGTTAATCCAGATCACAATGACACCCAGATGgtccagactgcagcagtggaCACTGAGCCTGATACTATTGTATTGATCTGGATGTGGCCATTTGGCCACAAATTTAATCTCAGCTGCCGAACTTTTAATATCGAAAGATGCCACCTGACAGATGACAAGTCACTGTACCACAAAGCCCACGGGGTTATCTTCCACCACAGGGACATTCATGGAAATCTAACAAGCTTACCCAAAGAGACGCGTCCCTGGTTTCAGAAATGGgtgtggcaaaatatggagtCGCCTGCAAACTCGGATCCAATCCCTGAGGTCAATCACTTTTTCAATTTGACATGCAATTATCGGCTTGATTCAAATATTCCTGTGCCTTATGGGCATCTGGTGCCAGTGACACCTGAAGATGAGAGTTTCAAATTGCCAGCAAAGGACAAGTTGGTCTGCTGGGTTGTGAGCAACTGGAAGCCGAACTATAAAAGAGTTCAGTTctacaatgaaatgaaaaatcatGTCATGATTCATACTTATGGAAGGGAATTTGACAAAGATCTCACTAAACAAGAGTATTCGAAGATAGTTTCTAGTTGTAAATTCTATCTCTCCTTTGAAAACTCCATATACAAAGACTATATCACAGAGAAGTTATACAGACCTATGAGTTTAGGAACTGTGCCAGTAGTTCTGGGCCCTTCAAGACAAAATTATGAGGACCATATCCCGGGAGATTCTTTCATTCATGTCAATGACTTTTCTACTCCAAAGGAGCTGGCAGAGAGGCTCATTTACCTTGACCAAAACAATTCTAAGTACATGAGATACTTTAACTGGAGGAGAAggtttaaagtgaaaatgtctgcGTTTGGCAGAGAACATGCTTGCAAAACTTGCGGCTACTTACAAAATCACAGAGGATACCAAGTTTTTCATAATCTCAACAAATGGTACTGGGGTtagcagagaaaaaacatttttgtttgcatgtggcTTCACAGGTCAGTGAAACACAGTGCTTTATGTTTCATATGTTGTGGTTATGGTTTTCATAATATTCTTATTACAGTTGTTTGGGGACAATTCTGCATTTTGTACGGGACACAGAAGAAATTTGGTCACTGTGATCTGTTATGAGTTTATTCAAGGTATCACTCCGTTCACAAACGTCATATAATGATATTCTTTCCATTGCTTTGGACATACCTTCACATGGCTGCTGTAACCCCAACACAGTGGAGGTGGGtggaattttgttttcattgttcatgGTGTTGAAACATTATTTCTCTAAGACACACATCTCCAAACCTGTCCACATGGCTTGAGATGAGCAAAGGGAAGAAATAAAATCcagcatgcttttttttttttttgttatgtcaTCTCTAATTGTACATTCTGCAAATCAATCATTTATGgtgcacaaacatttttaattagttGGTTTtgtaagagaagaagaagaattgcTCATTTTCCATCACAGAAAATGGACCTCAAGAGTCAGAAGAAACAAGATTTTAtgggttttatttcttttctgtaaCAAATCGTCATGTTTTGAAGGGAACTGTAACGAAAACTACATTTGTGCAAGTCAGCCATCAATTCATCCAAGTGTTTCTGTCTGGAATATCATGTTTTTATGAAAGGActggctctgctgctgataATACA
This region of Chelmon rostratus isolate fCheRos1 chromosome 22, fCheRos1.pri, whole genome shotgun sequence genomic DNA includes:
- the LOC121625784 gene encoding 4-galactosyl-N-acetylglucosaminide 3-alpha-L-fucosyltransferase 9-like, producing the protein MSSSACQWTSLRQFVFSSLLVLGFVVLFCTYYNLEIKFPTFHTYMERGSHSCSTVNPDHNDTQMVQTAAVDTEPDTIVLIWMWPFGHKFNLSCRTFNIERCHLTDDKSLYHKAHGVIFHHRDIHGNLTSLPKETRPWFQKWVWQNMESPANSDPIPEVNHFFNLTCNYRLDSNIPVPYGHLVPVTPEDESFKLPAKDKLVCWVVSNWKPNYKRVQFYNEMKNHVMIHTYGREFDKDLTKQEYSKIVSSCKFYLSFENSIYKDYITEKLYRPMSLGTVPVVLGPSRQNYEDHIPGDSFIHVNDFSTPKELAERLIYLDQNNSKYMRYFNWRRRFKVKMSAFGREHACKTCGYLQNHRGYQVFHNLNKWYWG